ccaacttgaatacacatccaTGGCCATCGGCACAATAGACGTCGCCCTGGAAGTTGGCAATGCTCACCAAGTAGGTTTCAACGGCCTTCTCTGTCTGTGTAAAGAAATCGCTGCTTGGGGCAGCACAGAACACCGAGCCCCATCTCAGCAAGACCAGCGTCGGGTGAGAGCCTCCCTTCACCGAGGTAAAGGTAAAATGCCGAGGTAACGCGGCGGGGAAGTGGAGCATGTCACCTGTAAATGGGTTGAGGACACGAGCCAAGTGCGGTGGATACATGTCCGCGAGCACGAGGAGACCGTCGGCGGCACCGGCGACGAGGTTGTCGCGGAGCGCCGGGACGTGCAGGCGGCGGAAGCGGCCGGTGGGGACGTGGAGGAAGAGGCGAGACTCGTCATTGAGGCCGTCGGGTTGCAGGTCGAGCGTGACCCAGTGGCGCGGGCGGAAACGGAGGCCGGCTACCGCGGCGAAAGGAGATGGCTTGGCGACGGCAGAGCGCCAGGTTGAGCAGACGGCCCTCATGTCCATGTACGCGTCGACGCCGCCGGTGGTGGAGAGGACGCGGTCGGCGACCGCTTGGACAAGCTCCGGTGGAAGCGAATCCCATTCCGGGACCATGGATAGGCCACCCAACTTGGTGCTGCCGTGCGGCCGCCGCCACTCGCTGCTCCAGTCGCCCCCCTCCTTCATCTTCATGGCCACGCCCAGGGTCCTCGCGCTGAGGGGCGGATCTGCTGGGAGCAAACTTGTATGGGGGAATGGAGCTGGAGAAGGGCGGCAATGGATCGGATTTTGGGGGAGaagggaggcggcggccgggaCGGAGGATTTTGGGGAAGAAGGAAGCGTCGCGTGCGAATGGCTTAGGGTCGGCTTGCTTGGGCTTGGGCCCTTTagtttcatcacagaataaacttACAGTTCTGCCATGAACTTCCAACTTTAGTTTTTTTAGATTCTCACTCAGGAACCTCCCCCTGATTTCAGTTTAAGAAAATCAAATGCATATTCATTAATTTTGGTGCAACTTATAAAAAAAAGTTTCAATGTATTCGAATTTTTCAACTTCAAATAATGAGAGGGCATAAAACGACTTTCCTGGAAACCCGTGAAGTTAGAGATCATCTATACTGTATCAATGTTGCATGGTTGGATTTAAAAATTATATATTATGCCAACTTATTAAGTAAACTATTTATTTAATAAAATAGCTATAAAATGTGTTTAAATGGAAATGGGCTTATGAAAACATCAAATTGGGTGGAATACATTTTTACTCAACTCTAACTATTTTAAATTATTAATGTTTTCTCTTAAATATTTAGGGCACCTAAATAAAGCCAGTACATTTCCTAGGATTAAAAATCTATACAAAATGAATTTAAATTTCTTGTCTAGTTATTTTCTTATGTTCCAAAAAAAACCAACCAATCTAGACCGTCAAATCATGACCCATCCCAGATTTGAATGCTTTTCGACACCGTATGCAAGCTGCGGCACGTCCGGCCATTTAACTTTTTTTTTAATGAGAAAACTCCAGAAAAATAAAATTTTGTGAAAAAACAAAATAACTTGGCATGTTGCGTTGGATTGGTCATACAATCAAATAAAAACACTTAGGGTCATTTGAGAGATTTTGAGAAACAACGTGCTCTCAAATGGAGTCTTCTTGCCTACCCGGACACGCTACGTTGTACATGGTGTTTTTTCTACACAAATAAAAACAATATTTGGGGAAATTTGGTAAAAAAATATGGTTCCCACTTATTGTTCTTATTTTTCTCACTTTTTTGTTTAGACTTCCAGATTTGTTAGGGTTTTATAAAATGATCGTGTTCAAAATTCGGTCGCtctttaaaaaaaatcatgttttgACATTCCAAGCAATTTTGAAAGACACAAACATTTTATTGCAATTTCGTACAATTTTTAAAAAGCGAACAATTGTGTTTTATTATCAAAATTTGAAAAAGTGttcattttttgaaattttgaacaAATTCATATAAGCACGGGCATTGTTTGAAAAAGAAAACATGAAAACGAAAAAAAAGTAAACTGGATGTTCATATATTTTACAAATGCTCgcaattttaaaaaattcatCATTTTTTTAAAACAAATCCTGTTTAGAATTTGGTTCAGAAATTATATCATAGTATATAATTCCAAATTATGTTCGTTTATTTATAGAAAATGTTTGAAAATTCCCAGATATTTCgaaaaatattcaaaaaaatagaatttcgtttcttttcttcttttcaATAATTTTGAACATTTCGTTCAGAAATTTAGAAAAGTTTGGAGTTTCAAATTTGCCAAAAATGTTCTTATGTTTAAATTTTATTAATAAATTCAGAAAATGTCCACGAAATTCAAAAGATATTTGTGTTtttgaaaattaaaaaaataacGGGTAATTTCATAAAATGTTTGCGTTTTGAAAATTGTTgataatttcaaaaaatattcgcGTTTTCACAAAATGTTCCtgttttaaaattttgttcaTAACTTCGAAAGTGTTCATGTTTCCTGGGAATCTCATATAATGTTCACGTTTCTAATATTTTTTTCATAATTTGAAAAGATGTCGGGTTTtcaattttgttcctgtttttcaGGAAATGTTCGTACTTTCAATAAATTGTTTGTAGTTTCAGAAAATGTTGCCACTATCTATTGTGTTCCTATTTTTTCTCAAAATGTTTGAGATTCCGAAATAATGTTCAGAAGATGTTTCAGTTTTTTAAAATATGTTCATAAATTTAGAAAATGTTTGCGAGAAATGTTCAGAGTGTCTTCTCACAGAAATGTTTCACTTGCGACATGGTTTAAA
This window of the Triticum urartu cultivar G1812 unplaced genomic scaffold, Tu2.1 TuUngrouped_contig_4632, whole genome shotgun sequence genome carries:
- the LOC125528098 gene encoding uncharacterized protein LOC125528098 → MKMKEGGDWSSEWRRPHGSTKLGGLSMVPEWDSLPPELVQAVADRVLSTTGGVDAYMDMRAVCSTWRSAVAKPSPFAAVAGLRFRPRHWVTLDLQPDGLNDESRLFLHVPTGRFRRLHVPALRDNLVAGAADGLLVLADMYPPHLARVLNPFTGDMLHFPAALPRHFTFTSVKGGSHPTLVLLRWGSVFCAAPSSDFFTQTEKAVETYLVSIANFQGDVYCADGHGCVFKLVALAPAADQCDDDDQGRAQYNSRVFS